The following proteins are co-located in the Solanum pennellii chromosome 8, SPENNV200 genome:
- the LOC107028908 gene encoding probable ethanolamine kinase produces the protein MEVTEGARHSLTANIPYSSLTVDHSLSITHLKPKIVELCKDLFNQWSNLDGSHFSVETVSGGITNLLLKVSVREDDGKHENMTVRLYGPNTEYVINREREMQAIQHLSAAGFGAKLLAVFGNGMVQSFIDARTLTPPDMSNPKLAAEIAKQLRKFHQVEIPGSKEPQVWNDVLKFYKNASTLQFDDGEKKIKYETILFPEVHNEIIELKELTDRLNAPVVFAHNDLLSGNLMLNEEKEKLYFIDFEYGSYNYRGFDIGNHFNEYAGYDCDYSLYPNKDQQFHFFRHYLDSDQPNKVSDKDLEALYVETSSYMLASHLYWALWALIQAKMSPIDFDYISYFFLRYNEYKKQKEKVLSLAKSYLSKPELGKRLM, from the exons ATGGAAGTAACAGAAGGAGCTCGCCACAGCCTTACCGCCAATATTCCCTATTCCTCCCTCACCGTTGATCATTCTCTCTCTATTACTCATCTAAAGCCTAAAATCGT AGAACTGTGCAAGGACTTGTTCAACCAATGGTCAAATCTAGATGGTTCTCACTTCTCTGTAGAGACTGTGTCTGGTGGCATCACAAATCTAT TGCTAAAAGTATCTGTAAGAGAAGATGACGGAAAGCATGAAAATATGACAGTTAGGTTATATGGTCCAAATACTGAATATGTCATTAACCGTGAACGAGAAATGCAG GCGATTCAACACCTCTCAGCGGCTGGGTTTGGTGCCAAGTTGCTTGCAGTATTTGGGAATGGCATGGTTCAGTCATTTATTGATGCACGTACTTTAACGCCCCCAG ACATGAGCAACCCAAAGCTTGCTGCTGAAATTGCAAAGCAACTCCGAAAGTTCCATCAGGTAGAAATTCCGGGCTCCAAAGAACCTCAAGTGTGGAATGATGTGCTCAAGTTCTACAAAAATG CATCAACTCTCCAATTTGATGATGGTGAGAAGAAGATAAAGTATGAGACAATTTTGTTCCCGGAAGTTCATAATGAAATCATAGAGCTCAAG GAATTGACTGACCGTCTTAACGCCCCAGTGGTGTTTGCTCACAATGACTTACTCTCTGGAAATCTGATGCTTAATGAGGAGAAAG AAAAGCTGTATTTCATTGATTTTGAGTATGGATCCTACAATTACAGGGGATTTGACATAGGGAATCACTTCAATGAATATGCTGGCTACGATTGTGATTACAGCTT ATATCCAAATAAGGATCAGCAGTTTCATTTCTTCAGGCACTATTTGGATTCTGACCAACCGAATAAG GTATCTGACAAGGACCTTGAAGCCTTATATGTCGAGACCAGTAGTTACATGCTTGCTTCACACCTATACTGGGCTCTCTGGGCCTTGATCCAG GCAAAAATGTCACCCATCGATTTTGATTACATCAGTTACTTCTTTCTGCGCTATAATGAATACAAGAAGCAGAAGGAGAAAGTCCTCTCTTTAGCCAAGTCATATCTCTCGAAACCCGAGCTGGGTAAAAGATTGATGTAA